The Candidatus Margulisiibacteriota bacterium sequence TTATTGTCGCGAGGAGTTAAAAGATTTCGTGATTCTCAAGAAAAAATACGGGTATCAGAAAATCGGTCACCTGGCAGTCGCTTTTGACAGCAATCCGGACTTGGTGGTGCGGCTCATTAAACAACTGGGTATAAATTTTCCTGTAATCAGAGGCAGTGATGAAATCCGCGCGTATTTGTCAATTCGTGCATATCCTGTAACTCTGGTTCTGGATAAAAATCAGAATATTATTCAAAATAATCTTGGGTACTATCCTTTGGATTATTATGAAAATTTAATCAAAGAGCTTAAAAAGGAAGGTAAAGGAGAGAAATAGATGGCAAAATACGAATATAAATGCCGGCACTGTCATTGCAGATTTTCCAAATCTGTAAAAATTGAAGAACGTAACCAGCCGCAAATGTGCCCGTCCTGCGGCAAAACCGATTCCGAAAAAGTTTTATCCAATATAGCTTTTAATAAAACAAATTTTCAGGATTCAGCTGACTGTGAATCTTGCGTAGAAGATTCAGGTCAGGCTGGCTGTCATGGTGACGGCTGTGCCTGCTGTTCAAATTAGTATGGTTTTTTTTGTTTTTGCTCAGACCTTCAGGTATGATATACTTCTTCTGTCACCCTGAGCCTGACGAAGGGTGAACAGTTTAATTTTTTGTCATACTGAGCTTGACGAAGTATGACAAAAAATTCTCAATACAGTTAATAACTAGAAGTTGTTAGCATTTTATGGAGGTAAAGCGTGAATATACTGGTAATAGGCAGCGGGGGCAGAGAACATGCTATTGTCTGGAAATTAGCGCAGAGTAAAAAAGTAAAAAAAATTTATGTAATGGCAGGTAATGGCGGCACTGCTCTTTTGGCTGAAAATTTGCCTGGAAGTGAAACCGATTTTCCCTTGATCCATAAATATATTTTAGATAAAAATATTGATCGGGTT is a genomic window containing:
- a CDS encoding TlpA disulfide reductase family protein gives rise to the protein MLKKYMFIFIMLLTFTWTMADKLPDFKLTSLENKPVSISSLIKENDYTLVSFFETWCPYCREELKDFVILKKKYGYQKIGHLAVAFDSNPDLVVRLIKQLGINFPVIRGSDEIRAYLSIRAYPVTLVLDKNQNIIQNNLGYYPLDYYENLIKELKKEGKGEK
- a CDS encoding zinc ribbon domain-containing protein; this encodes MAKYEYKCRHCHCRFSKSVKIEERNQPQMCPSCGKTDSEKVLSNIAFNKTNFQDSADCESCVEDSGQAGCHGDGCACCSN